In Cellulomonas wangsupingiae, the genomic window CGGGGTCCACGTCGTGCTTGATGGACAGCTCGCGGGAGGGGATGACGCCCTCGGTCTTGTAGCCGATGTCGAGCAGGACCTCGTCGCGGTCGACCTTGACGATGGTGCCCTCGACGATGTCGCCATCGTTGAAGTACTTGATGGTGGCGTCGATGGCGGCGAGGAAGTCCTCGGCCGAGCCGATGTCGTTCACCGCGACCTGCGGGCTGGCGGGCTTCGCGGGGGTGGAGATGCTCATGTAGTGGTGGGCTCCGATGCGGACAGGAAGTAGGACGGACAGGGATGGTGTCGTGGCGGGCGCGTCGACCCACGCGTGCTCCGGCCGGCGGTACCCGTGAACGGCCTTGACCGGGCGGGTGACGACGAGCGGGTTGCGCGCGAGGAATCACGAGGACGCGCGGCACCGCCGTCCACCCTATCGGGTGGACGGCCGGCTGGGCAAAGGCACGTCACGCGAGAGCGCGCGCCACCGTCAGCAGGTTCTCCGGGACGAACTTGACCCTGCCGGCGACCTCGTCCAGCGGGACCAGCACGACCTCCTCGCCGCGGATCGCGGTCATCACGTTCGTCGTCCCGGCCGTGACCGCGTCGATGGCCGCGACGCCGAAGCGGGACGCCAGGATCCGGTCGGCCGCCGTCGGGATGCCGCCGCGCTGCGTGTGCCCGAGCACCGTCACGCGCGTGTCGAACCCGGTGCGCTGCTCGATCTCGACCTTGAGCCGCTCGCCGATGGCGCCGGCGACGATCTCGCCGTACTTGCCGACCTGCGTCTCGTAGTGCATCGGCGTGCCCTCGGCCGGGACGGCGCCCTCGGCGACGACGACGATCGAGAAGCTCGCGTGCGCGCGGTGCCGGTGCTTGAGGAAGCGCTCGATCCGGCCGATGTCGAACGGCTCCTCGGGGGCGAGCACCAGCTCGGCACCGCCGGCGATCCCCGACGTCACCGCGATCCAGCCGGCGTGCCGTCCCATCACCTCCACGACCATCACGCGGTTGTGGGACTCGGCCGTCGTGTGGATCCGGTCGATGGCCTCCGTGGCGATGCTGACGGCGGTGTCGAACCCGATGGCGGCGTCGGTGCCCCACACGTCGTTGTCGATCGTCTTGGGGATCCCGACGACCTTCACGCCGGCCTCGGCGACCTTGCTCGCGGCGTTCAGCGTGCCGTCGCCGCCGATGCAGATGAGCGCCTCGATGCGCTCCGCCTCCAACGTCGCGAGGGCCGCCTCCAGGCCGCCGTCCGAGGCGTGGGGGTGGTACCGGGCCGTGCCCAGCAGCGTGCCGCCCGTCGGCAGGACGTTGCGGATGTCCCGGCGGGTGAGCGGCATGACGTCGCCGTCGACGACGCCCTTCCACCCGTTGCGGAAGCCGATGATGGTGTGGCCGTGCTCGCCCTCCCCCCGCTTGACGACCGCCCTGATCGCGGCGTTCAGGCCGGGGACGTCGCCGCCCCCGGTCAGCAGACCGACTCGCACGGTGGAGCTCCTCGTTCGCAGGGTCGCCCCGTCGAGCATCAGGGGGCCGGGCGCGCTCCGACGCAGCGCCGCACGACCACACTAGCCATGCCCTGCCCGACACCGGTACGCCTTCGGTCCCGGGCATGGGCGCCGGGCTGCGGGTACGGCCCGGCGTCAGCGCTCGCCCACGAGCTCCAGGTCGCGCCCGGGGATGGCGTCCAGGAGCACACGCGTGTACTCGGTGCGGGGTGCGTCGAACACCTCGTCGACCGTGCCGCGCTCCACGATCCGGCCGGCCTGCATGACGCACACCTCGTCGGCGATCTGCCGCACCACCGCGAGGTCGTGGCTGATGAACAGGTAGGTCAGGCCGAGCCGCTCCTGCAGGTCGGCGAGGAGCCGCAGGATCTGGGACTGCACGATGACGTCCAGCGCCGAGACCGCCTCGTCGCAGACGACGAGCTCCGGCTCGAGCGCCAGGGCCCGGGCGATCGCCACCCGCTGCCGCTGACCGCCCGACAGCTCCGACGGGTAACGCCGCAGCAGCCCGGCGGGCAGCGCGACCTGCTCCATGAGCTCACGGACCCGGGCGTTGCGCTGCGCGCGGTCGCCGAGGCCGTGGGCGCGCAGCGGCTCCTCGATGGTCCGGTACACGGTGAACAGCGGGTCGAGCGAGGCGTACGGGTCCTGGAAGATCGGCTGGACGCGCCGCCGGAACGCCACCTCCCCGGCACGGTCCGACTGCACGACGTCGGCGCCGTCGAACCGGATCGTCCCCGACGTGGGCGGCAGCAGGCCCAGCATCATGCGGGCGACGGTCGACTTGCCCGACCCCGACTCCCCCACGACCGCCAGGGTGCGCCCGCGCGGCACGTCGAAGCTCACGTCGTCGACCGCGGTGAAGTCCGTCGAGCGCCCCAGCAGGCCGCGCCCGCGCAGGCGGAAGACCTTCGACACGTGGTCGACCTCGACCAGCGGAGCCGCCGCGCGGTCGTCGTCCCGTGGCGCGTGGCCGGACGGCGCGAGCAGGTCCTCGCCCACCGGCGCGGCGTCGACGTCGGCGCCGTGCCGGGCCAGCTCGATGCGGCGCGACGCGAGCGACGGCGCGGCCGCCAGCAGCCGGCGCGTGTACTCGTGCTGCGGGTCCGTGAGGATCGTGCGGGCGTCGCCCTGCTCGACCACCTCGCCCCGGTACATGACCACGACCCGGTCGGCGCGCTCGGCGGCGAGGCCGAGGTCGTGCGTGATCAGCAGCACGGCCACGCCGAGGCTGTCGGTCAGGTCCGTGAGCCCGTCGAGGATCGTGCGCTGCACGGTCACGTCCAGCGCGGACGTCGGCTCGTCGGCGATGAGCAGCCGGGGACGCGCCGCGAGCCCCATCGCGATGAGCGCGCGCTGGCGCATCCCGCCGGAGAACTCGTGCGGGTACTGCTGGGCGCGCCGCTGCGCGTCGGGCAGGCCGGCCTCCGCGAGGAGCTCCACGGTGCGCTCCCGCACCCCGCGTCCGCGCACCACCCCGTTGTCCGCGAGCGTCTCGTCGACCTGCGCCCCCACCCGGCGCACGGGGTTGAGGTTCGACATCGGGTCCTGCGGGACCATGCCGATGCGGGACCCGCGCAGGCGGTGCATCGCGTCCGGCCCGAGAGCGACGAGGTCCTCGCCCTCGAAGAGGATCTGCCCGCCGGTCACGGACCCGTTCGTCGCGAGCAGGCCGATCACGGCGGCCGCGGTCGTCGACTTGCCCGAGCCCGACTCACCGACGACCGCCACGGTCTGACCGGCGTGCACGTCGAACGACGCACCGCGCACGGCGGTCGCGCTACCGGTCTCGGTGCGGAACGTGACCTCGAGGTCACGGATGCTCAGCAGCGGCTCGCCCGTGGCCTCGCCGGTGGGTGTCCGCAGTGCGTCCGACACGCTCATCGCCTCCTCGATCGCGGGTCGAGCGCCTCGCGCAGCGCCTCCCCGAACAGGGTGAAGCCGAGAGCCGTCACCGAGATGCAGATGCCCGGCCACAGCGCGAGACGCGGCGCGATCTCCAGCTCGTTCTGCGCTGCGACGAGCATGCGGCCCCACTCGGCCGTGGTGGGCGACCCGCCGCCGAGCCCGAGGAACGACAGGGCCGCCGCCTCGATCACGGCGGTCGCGAGCAGCAGCGTGGCCTGCACGATGACGGGCGACACGCTGTTGGGCAGGACGTGGCTCATGGTCACCGTCCGCCGCGACAGACCCAGCGAGCGCGCGGCGAGGACGTAGTCCTGCCCCTTCTGCGCGAGCATCGAGCCGCGCAGCAGACGGGCGAACACCGGGACCTGCACGACGCCGATGGCGATGACCACCGAGGAGGGCGTCTGGCCCGCCACCGCGGCGATCGACACCGCGAGCAGCAGGCTGGGCACGGCCAGCATGAGGTCGACCAGTCGCATCGCGGCCGAGTCGACCCAGCCGCCGAACGCACCGGCGACCAGCCCGACGGCCATGCCGCCGGCCAGGCCGAGCAGCGTCGACAGCACGCCGATCAGCAGGGACGCACGCGCGCCCCAGATGAGCTGGGAGAGCACGTCGGCGCCGTAGCGGTCCACGCCCAGCGGGTGGTCGGGCGAGGGGCCGGGGATGGACGTGGGCCGGACGTCGGCGCGGCCGGGGAGCTCACCCGGGTCGTACGCCGCCAGCACCGGGGCGAACAGCGCCACGAGGACGAACGCCACGACGATCACGATCCCGAGGATCGCGGCGGGGTTGCGCGCGAGGCGGCGCGCCGCCACGCGCCACAACGCCTCGCCCGCGCGCCGGTCCTCGGCGAGCGCCTCGCCGGGGTCGAGCGGGGCCTGCGGGACCTCGTACACCTCGGGTGCGCTCATCGCGTCCTCATCCTCGGGTCGATCAGGCCGTACGACACGTCCACCGCCAGGTTCACCAGGGCGTACACCACCGCGATGAGCAGGATGAACCCCTGCAGGACGGCGTAGTCGAGGTTGAACACGGCGTCGGCGAGGAACTTGCCGACGCCCGGGAACGCGAACACCGTCTCGGTGAGCACCGCCCCCGAGAGCAGCAGGCCCACCTGCAGGCCGATGGTCGTGGAGACGGGCAGCATCGCGTTGTGCAGGAGCACGCGGCTGCGCACGTGCGGGGCGGACAGCCCCTTGGCGCGGGCGGTGCGCACGTAGTCGGCGTGCTGCACGTCGATGACGGACGCACGCGTGATGCGGGCGATGATCGCCAGCGGGATCGTGCCGAGCGCCAGTGCGGGCAGGACCAGGTGCACCAGGGCGTCCCAGCTGGCGTCCCACTCGCGGGTCAGCAGGCCGTCGAGCACGTAGAACCCCGTGGGGTGGGTGGCGATCATCGCCGGGTCCTGGCGTCCCGACGACGGGAACCAGCCCAGCTGGACCGCGAACAGCCACTTCAGCAGGAACGCCAGGAAGAAGACCGGGATCGTCACGCCGAGCAGCGACGTGACGACCGCGGCGTGGTCGACGAGCCGACCCTGCCGGCGCGCGGCCAGGTACCCCAGCGGGACGCCGACGCACACCGCGATCAGCAGCGCGACGAGCGAGAGCTCGACCGTCGCGGGGAACCGCGCCCAGAACTCGTCGCCGACCGGGCGCCCGGTGCGCGTGGAGACGCCGAAGTTGCCCTGGAGGAGCTGGCCGAGCCACGTGACGTACTGCTGGGGCAGCGGCCGGTCGAAGCCGTAGAGCGCGTTGATCCGCTCCACGGCCTCCGGGGTGGCGCGCTCCCCCAGGAGAGCCGTCGCCGGCCCTCCCGGGAGAGCGCGCACCCACAAGAACAGCAGGACCGACAACCCGAGCAGGGTGGGGACGAGCAGCGCGAGGCGCCGCAGGATCAGTCGGGTCATCGGTGGGTGCAGAGCTCCTCAGTCGCCCAGGGTGATCACGTTGTAGACCTCGTCCTGCACCGGCGAGGCCGGGTAGCCGTGGACGTCGGCCTTGAACGCGAGCGACGGCACCGGGTGCGCGAGCGGGATCCCGGGCAGGAACTCGAGGATCGCCGCGTTCGCCACCTCGTACGCCTCACGCTGGGCGTCGACGTCGGCGACGTACCGCGCCTCGTTGATCGCCGTGAACAGCTCGGCGTTGTCGAAGCCCCACTCGTTCGACGGGCCCCCGAAGAACACGCCGATGAAGTTGTAGGTGTCGTTGTAGTCGCCCGTCCACCCCAGCAGGTGCAGGCCGTGCTCCTGGCCGCCCTGGATCTTGTCGAGGTACTCGGGGTTCCACGGGTCCGGCACCGGGTTGACCGTGATGCCCACGGCCTCGAGGTCCGCCTCGATGGCCGTGAACACCTGCTCGGGCGTCGGCATGTACGGCCGCGACACGTTCGTCGGGTAGTTGAAGTCGATCGTCAGACCGGACTTCCCCGCCTCGGCCAGCAGCGCCTTCGCCTTGGCAGGGTCGTACTCGTAGGTCGCGACGTCCTCGTTCCAGCCGACGACCGCCGGCGGGACGAAGTTGGTCGCGACCTCGGTGCCCTCGGGCAGCGTCTGCGCGACCAGCGCGTCCTTGTCGATCGCGTGCGCGATGGCCTGGCGGACCTTGAGGTCGGCCAGGTCGGGGTTCGCCTGGTTCATGCCGAGGTACAGCACGTTGAACGGGTCGCGGTTGACGATCTGGAACCCGGCCTCCTCGAGGGCGACGACGTCCGCGGGGCCCACCAGGTCGTAGCCGTCGATGTCGCCGGCCTGCAGCGCCTGCCGCCGGGCGGTCGCGTCCGAGATGATCGGGAAGACGATCCGCTTGACCTGGCCCTGGTCACCCCAGTACCCGTCGTAGGCCGTGAGCACGACCTCCTCCCCCGGGCTCCAGGACTCGAACTGGTACGGGCCCGTCCCGGTGGGGTGCCCCGTCGCGTACTCGGGCAGCACGGGCGCCTCGCCGTCGCCGGTGACGGCGTCGGCGTCGTACTCCTGCAGCGCCGTCGGCGACTGCATCGAGAACGACGGGAGCGACAGCGCCGACACGAGCTCGGGGAGCGGGCTGCGCAGGTGGATGACGGCGGTCGACGCGTCCGGGGCCTCGCACGACTCGTACTTGCCGGTCCCGTTCAGGCTCGCGACGTCGCTCGTGGCGAACCCACCGTTGACCTTCTGCCAGTAGTAGGACAGCGACTCGGACTGCAGGACGCCGGTGAAGTTGTTCCAGCGCTCGAAGTTGAAGCACACGGCCTCGCCGTCGAACTCGGTGCCGTCCTGGAACGTCACGTCCTCCTTGAGGTGGAACGTGTACTCCAGCCCGTCGTCGCTGACGTCCCACGACTCGGCGAGGAGCGGTGCCGGGTCCGCGGTGCCGGGCTCGACCCCGACGAGCCCTTCGAAGATCTGCCGGGCCACGCGGAACGACTCGCCGTCGCTCGCGAACGCCGGGTCCATCGACGCGGGGTCGCCCGACGCCGCGAAGATGAACGTGTCGCGTCCACCTCCGGTCGCGCCGTCCGATCCGGACCCCTCGGGGTCGCGCTCGCTCGCTGCGCAGCCGGTCAGGGCGAGCCCTGCCACCACCACGCCTGCGACGATCTGCCATCTGGTCCTCACAGCTGCCACCTCTCGTCAGGGCCCGGGCGCACACCGGGCGGCCGCGGGACCCGGCAGACCTTAGGTGTGCCGTGTCACACGGATGTTACGCAGTGGTACGGATTCGGCATCGGACAGACTGGCAGCATGCAGGACGAACCGCTGGACGACGCGCTGGCCGATGCCGGGTACCACCACGTCCCCGACGATCAGGGCGGGAGAGCGGCCCGACGGTGGTGGGACGCCAACGCGCACGAGTACCTGGACGAGCACGGCGACTTCCTCGGCCCCGCCGACCTGCTGTGGTGCCCCGAGGGCCTGCGGGAGTCGCAGGCGCACCTGCTCGGGGACGTGCGCGGTGCGCGCGTGCTCGAGGTCGGCGCCGGCGCCGCCCAGGGCACCCGGTGGCTGCGGACCGCGGCCGGTGCGCACGGCATCGCGACGGACGTCTCCGCCGGCATGCTCGCCGCAGCCGCCCGGCTGGACGCCGCGACCGGCACCCGCACGCCGCTCGTGCAGGCGGACGCGCGCGCGCTGCCCTTCGCCGACGGTGCGTTCGACGTCGTCTTCACGGCGTTCGGGGCCCTCCCGTTCGTGCCGGACGCGCACCGCGTGCACGCCGAGGTCGCCCGCGTGCTGCGTCCCGGCGGGCGGTGGGTGTTCTCCGTGACCCACCCGTTGCGGTGGGCCTTCCCGGACGACCCGGGAACGGGCGGACTCACCGCGACGCGCTCCTACTTCGACCGCCGCCCCTACGTCGAGACGGCCGCCGACGGCCGTGTGCTCTACGCCGAGTACCACCGCACGCTCGCCGACCACGTGGCCGACGTGGTCGGGGCAGGGCTCGTGCTCGACGGTCTGGTGGAGCCCGAGTGGCCGGCCGGGCACGAGCGCGTGTGGGGGGGCTGGGGGCCGGTGCGCGGCGCCCGGTTGCCCGGGACGCTGGTGGTGCGCGCACACCGACCCCCTGCCTAGCCGCTCAGTGGGACGTGGCCTTCTCGGCCCCGGCGCCGGTGAGCGAGCGGACCTCCATCTCGGCGAACTTCTCCGGGTGCGGCTGCTCCTTCGACAGCAGCGTCCCGACGATCCCGAGGAGGAACGCGAGCGGGATCGAGATGATGCCCGGGTTCTCGAGGGGGAAGATCGCGAAGTCCACCGACGTGTCACGGATCATCGACAGGCTGTCCCCCGTCACCGGGTCCACCTTGCCGGACACCACGGGCGAGAAGGCGATGAGCAGCACGCACGACACGAGGCCGCCGTACATGCTCCACAGCGCACCCGCCGTGTTGAACCGCTTCCAGAACAGCGAGTAGATGATCGTGGGCAGGTTGGCCGACGCGGCGACGGCGAACGCCAGCGCGACGAGGAAGGCCACGTTCTGCCCGTTGGCGAAGATGCCGCCGAGGATGGCCAGCCCGCCGATGGCGACGACCGTGATCCGCGCGACGCGCACCTCCCCGTCGGGCGCGACCTCGCCGCGCTTGATGACCGACGCGTAGATGTCGTGGGCGAAGGACGCGGCCGCCGTGATGGTCAGACCGGCCACGACCGCGAGGATCGTCGCGAACGCGACGGCCGAGATGATGCCCAGGAGCAGCACCCCGCCCAGCTCGTACGCGAGCAGCGGGGCGGCGGAGTTCGCCTTGCCCGGCGCGGTCATGATCCGCTCCGGCCCGACGAGCGCCCCGGCACCGTAGCCGAGCACGAGCGTGAACAGGTAGAAGATCCCGATCAGCCAGATCGCCCACACGACGGACCGGCGCGCCTCCTTGGCCGAGGGCACCGTGTAGAAGCGCATGAGCACGTGCGGCAGCCCTGCGGTCCCGAGCACCAGCGCCAGCGCCAGCGACAGGAAGTTCAGCTGCGTCAGCGCGGACGCCCCGTACTGGCGTCCGGGCTCGATGAGCGTCTCGCCGCCCTCACCGGCGGTGTCGACGGCTCCCTGCAGCAGCTCCGAGAGGTTGAACCCGTACTTCGACAGCACCCAGAACGTCATCACGCCGGCACCCGCGATGAGCAGGACCGCCTTGATGATCTGGACCCACGTGGTGCCCTTCATGCCGCCGACCAGGACGTACAGGATCATCAGCGCGCCGACCACCGCGATGACGAGGCCCTGCGCCGCGGCGCTGTCGATGCCCAGGAGCAGCGCCACCAGGCCGCCGGCGCCGGCCATCTGCGCCAGCAGGTAGAAGAACACGACGGCGAGGGTGGAGATGGCGGCCGCCATGCGCACCGGACGCTGCCGGAGACGGAACGACAGCACGTCGGCCATCGTGAAGCGGCCGGTGTTGCGCAGCAGCTCCGCGACCAGCAGGAGCGCGACGAGCCATGCGACGAGGAACCCGATGGAGTACAGGAACCCGTCGTACCCGTAGATCGCGATCGCACCGCAGATGCCCAGGAACGACGCCGCGGACAGGTAGTCGCCCGCGATGGCGGTGCCGTTCTGCGGGCCGGTGAACGACCGCCCGGCCGCGTAGTAGTCGGCGGCGCTCTTGTTGTTGCGCGACGCACGGAACACGATGATCAACGTCACCAGGACGAACGCGCCGAAGATCGCGATGTTGACGACGGGCTCGCCGATCTGCTCCGCGGGGGCGGCGACGGCGTGCACGAGGGCGTCGTGGCGGGTCATGCGTGGCTCCCCTCACCGGGGCGGACACCGGCGTCGCCGGCCGTCAGCGAGCCCGACTCGATCTGGTCCCGGAGCTCCTCGGCCACGGCGTCCTGCTTCTGGTTCGCCCACCGTGCGTAGGTCATCGTGATGACGAACGTCGAGACGAACTGCCCCAGCCCGAACAGCAGGCCGACCGTGATGTTGCCGGCGACCTTCTGGCTCATGAAGTCGTGCGCGTAGTTCGCGAGCAGGACGTACAGGAAGTACCACGCGAGGAAGAGCGCAGTCATGGGGAACACGAAGTTGCGGAACCTGCGCCGCAGGTCCTGGAACTCCGGGGAGCGTTGGACGCGCTGGTAGTCGGTCTCTGGATGGCTCTCGGACACATGCACCTCCGCTGGTCCGGGCGGCCCCGTCGCCGCCGGGGGACCACTGTGGCGCACATCACCCCGACATTTCCACACCTCGGCCCGGCGAGTATCGGACCGAGGTGTCCGGCGCCCCGACGCACGTCACACGATCTGGTGACAGCGCGCCGCGGCGCGGCGTCCTCTCAGTGCCCGGCCGCGTGCCAGCTGGCACCGACGCCGACGGAGACGTCCAACGGCACGTCGAGCGCACCGCCGGGCGCGCCGTCGCCGGCGCGCGCCATCTGGTCGCGCACCAGGTGCTCGACCTCCTCGCGCTCCCCGTCGGCGACCTCGAGCACGAGCTCGTCGTGGACCTGCAGCAGCATGCGGGACCGCAGGCCGCGGCGCGTGAGCTCACGGTCCACCCCGAGCATCGCCACCTTGATGAGGTCCGCCGCACTGCCCTGGATCGGGGCGTTCAGCGCCATGCGCTCCGCCGTCTCGCGCCGCTGCCGGTTGTCGCTGGTGAGGTCCGGCAGGTAGCGCCGTCGCCCCAGGATCGTGGCGGTGTACCCGGTCGCCCGCGCCTCGTCCACGACACCGGTCAGGTAGTCGCGCACCCCCCCGAAACGTTCGAAGTAGTCGGCCATGAGCGTCGATGCCTCGGACACCTCGATCGCGAGCTGCTGGGACAGCCCGTACGACGAGAGACCGTAGGCCAGGCCGTAGCTCATCGCCTTGATCTTCGACCGCATCGCCGACGTCACCTCGTCGGTGGGCACGCCGAACACGCGGGACCCCACATAGCTGTGCAGGTCCTCACCGGACCGGAACGCCTCGATGAGCCCCTCGTCGCCGGACAGGTGCGCCATGATGCGCATCTCGATCTGCGAGTAGTCGGCGGTCAGGAGCGTGTCGTAGCCCGGGCCGACGACGAACGTGCGGCGGATCTGGCGCCCCGCCTCGGTCCGGATCGGGATGTTCTGCAGGTTCGGGTCCGCGGACGACAGCCGTCCGGTCGCGGCGATCGTCTGCTGGAACGTCGTGTGGATCCGTCCGTCGTCCGCGATCGAGCGCAGCAGACCCTCGACCGTCTGGCGCAGGCGGATCGCATCGCGGTGCGCCAGCAGGTGCTCGAGGAACGGGTGGCCGGTGCGGGCGAACAGGTCGGTCAGGGCCGCCGCGTCCGTCGTGTACCCGGTCTTGATGCGCTTGGTCTTCGGCATGCCGAGCTGGTCGAACAGGACCTCCTGCAGCTGCTTCGGAGAGCCGAGGTTCACCTCCCGGCCGATGACCGCGTAGGCGTCGGCCGCCGCGCCCTGCACCTGGTCGTCGAAGTCGCGCTCGAGCGAGGCGAGGTCGTCGCGGTCGATCGCGATGCCGGTGCGCTCCATCCGGGCCAGCACGTCCTGCAGCGGCAGCTCGAGGTCCGTCAGGAGCGTCGCGGCGCCCCGGTCGGCGACCTCGCTGCCGAGCACGTCGACGAGGTCCCGCACCGCGGCGGCCCGCACCGCCGCGCGGCGGCCCTCGTCCGCGCCGTCGACCTCGAGGTCGAGGGCTCCCTGCCCGTCCGTCGACGCGTCGGTGCTGCCGAGCTCGCGGTGCAGGTAGCCGATCGCG contains:
- the polA gene encoding DNA polymerase I gives rise to the protein MADRLAPVSADQPATPPRLLLIDGHSMAYRAFYALPVENFATSTGQPTNAVFGFTSMLANLLRDEEPTHVAVAFDAGRTTFRTERLESYKGNRAATPEPFRGQVDIIKDLLATMHVQVLDKPGFEADDILATLTAQARDQGMEVLICSGDRDTFQLVGPTVTVLYPVRGVSEMSRMTPDAVEAKYGLPPQRYPDLAALVGETSDNLPGVPGVGPKTAAKWIGQYDGLAGVLENAERITGKAGESLRANLAQVALNRELNRLLDDLELPVGPEDLAVRPWDRAALHEMLDGLEFRTLRDRLFAMLPDESRDERVATAAALDLVETGVGGLAAWLDARAGELLGLDVRGTGAPARGDAWGVAIADAAGQAVAYDLTAIEPADDAALAAWLADDARAKSVHAAKEAWHALEGRGVALRGVRFDTELAAYLCQPDRRAYDLPDLAIGYLHRELGSTDASTDGQGALDLEVDGADEGRRAAVRAAAVRDLVDVLGSEVADRGAATLLTDLELPLQDVLARMERTGIAIDRDDLASLERDFDDQVQGAAADAYAVIGREVNLGSPKQLQEVLFDQLGMPKTKRIKTGYTTDAAALTDLFARTGHPFLEHLLAHRDAIRLRQTVEGLLRSIADDGRIHTTFQQTIAATGRLSSADPNLQNIPIRTEAGRQIRRTFVVGPGYDTLLTADYSQIEMRIMAHLSGDEGLIEAFRSGEDLHSYVGSRVFGVPTDEVTSAMRSKIKAMSYGLAYGLSSYGLSQQLAIEVSEASTLMADYFERFGGVRDYLTGVVDEARATGYTATILGRRRYLPDLTSDNRQRRETAERMALNAPIQGSAADLIKVAMLGVDRELTRRGLRSRMLLQVHDELVLEVADGEREEVEHLVRDQMARAGDGAPGGALDVPLDVSVGVGASWHAAGH